In Cedecea neteri, a single genomic region encodes these proteins:
- the selB gene encoding selenocysteine-specific translation elongation factor, protein MIIATAGHVDHGKTTLLQALTGVNADRLPEEKKRGMTIDLGYAYWPQPDGRVIGFIDVPGHEKFLANMLAGVGGIDHALLVIACDDGVMAQTREHLAILQLTGNPQITVALTKADRVSDSRIAEVRDEVAALLGDTQAAIFVTAATSGEGIEALQQHLIGLRERPHATAHRFRLAIDRAFTVKGAGLVVTGTALSGEINIGDSLWLTGAEKPMRVRGLHAQNQPVTRAMAGQRIALNISGDAEKTDISRGDWLLSDKPLQPVERVIVELQTLQPLQQWQPLHIHHSARHVTGRVSLLEGNLAELVLDVPLWLADNDRLVLRDISARTTLAGARTVLLHAPRRGKRQAAFLNWLGELAETTDDQQALETHLTRGAVLLNEFSWARQLTAQGLQALLAQPGYLQAGNALLSPDVAAAWQQKLLDALTRYHQQHDDQPGPGRERLRRMALPTEDEGLVLSLIEKMRGEGLLMSRQGWLHLPGHEPGFSAAQQAVWDKVDALFGDEPWWVRDLAKETGEEEQAMRQLLRSAAQQGLVTAILKDRYYRNDRLQAFADLIRELDQTHGTTNAADFRDRLGVGRKLAIQILEYFDKIGFTRRRGNDHLLRDKALFLPA, encoded by the coding sequence GTGATTATCGCCACCGCCGGGCACGTCGACCACGGCAAAACCACCCTGCTTCAGGCGCTGACCGGCGTAAACGCAGACCGCCTGCCGGAAGAGAAAAAACGCGGCATGACCATTGACCTCGGCTACGCCTACTGGCCGCAGCCGGATGGCCGGGTTATCGGCTTTATCGACGTGCCCGGGCATGAAAAGTTTCTCGCCAACATGCTGGCTGGCGTCGGCGGCATCGATCATGCCCTGCTGGTCATCGCCTGCGACGATGGCGTGATGGCGCAAACCCGCGAACATCTGGCGATTTTACAGCTGACGGGTAACCCGCAAATCACCGTCGCGCTGACTAAAGCCGATCGGGTGAGCGACAGTCGTATTGCGGAAGTCCGCGATGAAGTCGCCGCGCTGCTGGGCGATACCCAGGCCGCTATTTTTGTGACCGCCGCCACCAGCGGTGAAGGTATAGAGGCACTGCAGCAGCATCTTATTGGGCTGCGCGAACGCCCTCACGCCACTGCACATCGCTTCCGCCTTGCCATCGACCGCGCCTTTACGGTGAAGGGCGCAGGGCTGGTTGTGACCGGCACGGCGCTGAGCGGCGAAATCAATATCGGCGATTCACTCTGGCTGACTGGCGCAGAAAAACCGATGCGCGTGCGCGGCCTCCATGCTCAAAATCAGCCGGTAACCCGCGCGATGGCCGGGCAACGTATTGCGCTGAACATCAGCGGTGACGCGGAAAAAACCGACATCAGCCGGGGCGACTGGCTACTGAGCGACAAACCGCTGCAGCCGGTTGAGCGTGTCATCGTCGAGCTGCAAACGCTGCAGCCGCTTCAGCAGTGGCAGCCGCTGCATATTCACCATTCTGCCCGCCACGTAACCGGGCGAGTTTCCCTGCTGGAAGGTAATCTGGCCGAGCTGGTGCTGGATGTCCCGCTGTGGCTGGCGGATAACGACCGCCTGGTGCTGCGCGATATCAGCGCCCGCACCACGCTCGCTGGTGCCCGTACCGTGCTGCTTCATGCGCCACGCCGCGGCAAACGCCAAGCTGCTTTCCTGAACTGGCTGGGTGAACTGGCAGAAACCACCGATGATCAACAGGCGCTGGAAACACATCTGACTCGCGGAGCCGTGCTGCTCAACGAATTTAGCTGGGCGCGCCAGCTAACGGCGCAAGGGCTTCAGGCCCTGCTTGCACAGCCAGGCTATTTGCAGGCGGGCAATGCGCTGCTAAGCCCGGACGTGGCCGCTGCCTGGCAGCAAAAACTGCTCGACGCGCTGACGCGTTACCACCAGCAGCATGACGATCAGCCAGGGCCGGGGAGAGAGCGCCTGCGCCGTATGGCGTTGCCCACAGAAGACGAAGGCCTGGTGCTGTCGCTCATCGAAAAAATGCGCGGTGAAGGCCTGCTAATGAGCCGCCAGGGCTGGCTGCATCTGCCGGGGCATGAGCCTGGGTTTTCCGCGGCACAGCAGGCCGTGTGGGATAAAGTCGACGCCCTGTTTGGCGACGAGCCGTGGTGGGTACGCGACCTGGCCAAAGAAACCGGTGAAGAAGAACAGGCCATGCGGCAGCTGCTAAGATCCGCCGCTCAGCAAGGGCTGGTCACCGCGATTCTGAAAGATCGTTATTACCGCAACGATCGCCTGCAGGCGTTTGCCGATCTGATCCGCGAACTGGATCAAACCCACGGCACGACCAATGCCGCTGACTTCCGCGACAGGTTGGGCGTGGGCCGCAAGCTGGCGATTCAGATTCTGGAATATTTCGACAAAATTGGCTTCACCCGGCGGCGCGGCAACGACCATCTGCTGCGCGATAAGGCGTTATTTTTACCGGCGTAA
- a CDS encoding aldehyde dehydrogenase family protein, with amino-acid sequence MTNNPPDTRIIPGEYGFPLKLKPRYDNYIGGQWIAPVGGQYYENLTPVTGQPLCEIASSGKADIDLALDAAHAAKKGWGQMSVQERATILLKIADRMEQNIELLATAETWDNGKPIRETSAADVPLAIDHFRYFASCIRAQEGGISEVDKDTVAYHFHEPLGVVAQIIPWNFPLLMASWKMAPALAAGNCIVLKPARLTPLSVLLLMELVGDLLPPGVVNVVNGAGGEIGEYLATSKRIAKVAFTGSTEVGQQIMQYATQNIIPVTLELGGKSPNIFFADVMEEEDAFFDKALEGFALFAFNQGEVCTCPSRALVQESIYERFIERAIRRVEAIRSGNPLDSRTQMGAQVSQGQMETILNYIDIGKKEGADVLTGGRRKAMTGDLQAGYYLEPTILFGKNNMRVFQEEIFGPVLAVTTFKTVEEALELANDTEYGLGAGVWSRNGSLAYKMGRGIQAGRVWTNCYHAYPAHAAFGGYKQSGIGRETHKMMLEHYQQTKCLLVSYSDKPLGLF; translated from the coding sequence ATGACAAACAATCCTCCCGATACCCGTATTATCCCCGGCGAGTATGGTTTCCCGCTCAAACTCAAACCCCGTTACGACAACTACATCGGCGGCCAGTGGATTGCCCCGGTTGGCGGCCAGTACTATGAAAACCTCACCCCGGTAACCGGCCAGCCGCTGTGCGAAATCGCCAGCTCCGGCAAGGCCGACATCGACCTGGCGCTGGACGCCGCCCATGCAGCTAAAAAGGGCTGGGGGCAGATGTCCGTGCAGGAGCGCGCCACCATCCTGCTGAAAATTGCCGACCGCATGGAGCAAAACATTGAGCTGCTGGCGACGGCAGAAACCTGGGACAACGGCAAACCGATTCGCGAAACCAGCGCCGCCGACGTGCCGCTGGCTATCGACCACTTCCGCTACTTCGCCTCCTGTATTCGAGCCCAGGAAGGCGGCATAAGTGAGGTGGATAAAGACACCGTCGCCTATCACTTCCACGAACCGCTTGGCGTGGTGGCGCAAATTATCCCGTGGAACTTCCCGTTGCTGATGGCGAGCTGGAAAATGGCCCCGGCTCTGGCGGCAGGTAACTGTATTGTACTGAAGCCTGCGCGACTGACCCCGCTCTCCGTGCTGCTGCTGATGGAGCTGGTTGGTGACCTTCTGCCGCCGGGCGTGGTTAACGTTGTGAACGGCGCGGGCGGCGAAATAGGTGAATACCTGGCAACCTCCAAACGCATCGCTAAAGTGGCGTTTACCGGCTCCACCGAAGTCGGCCAGCAGATCATGCAGTACGCCACTCAGAACATCATCCCGGTCACGCTGGAACTGGGCGGAAAATCCCCGAACATCTTCTTCGCCGACGTGATGGAAGAGGAAGACGCCTTTTTCGACAAGGCGCTGGAAGGCTTTGCGCTGTTCGCCTTCAACCAGGGCGAGGTCTGTACCTGCCCGAGCCGCGCGCTGGTGCAGGAGTCTATCTATGAGCGCTTTATCGAGCGAGCCATTCGCCGGGTGGAAGCCATCCGCAGCGGCAACCCGCTGGACAGCCGCACCCAGATGGGCGCGCAGGTGTCTCAGGGGCAGATGGAAACCATCCTCAACTACATCGACATCGGCAAGAAAGAAGGCGCGGACGTACTGACCGGCGGGCGCAGAAAAGCGATGACGGGCGACCTGCAGGCGGGCTACTACCTTGAGCCGACCATCCTGTTCGGTAAAAACAACATGCGTGTGTTTCAGGAGGAAATTTTCGGGCCGGTGCTCGCCGTCACCACGTTTAAAACCGTGGAGGAGGCACTGGAGCTGGCGAACGACACCGAATACGGCCTGGGCGCGGGCGTGTGGAGCCGCAACGGCAGCCTGGCGTACAAAATGGGGCGCGGTATTCAGGCCGGGCGCGTGTGGACCAACTGTTACCACGCCTACCCGGCACACGCGGCGTTCGGGGGCTATAAACAGTCCGGGATCGGGCGCGAGACCCATAAGATGATGCTGGAGCATTATCAGCAGACGAAGTGCCTGCTGGTGAGCTATTCCGATAAGCCGCTGGGCTTGTTCTGA
- the fdhD gene encoding formate dehydrogenase accessory sulfurtransferase FdhD, with the protein MNKFHHSEKETVAQIAGASTVELWHRGNLTVAETDWLAEEVPVALVYNGISHVVMMASPKDLEAFALGFSLSEGIIENPAEIYGMDVSPSCNGIEVQIELSSRRFMGLKERRRALAGRTGCGVCGVEQLNDIGRPVPPLSFTQTFALENLDAALKNMRDYQPVGELTGCTHAALWLDPDGQILDGREDIGRHVALDKMLGIRSRNPWHNGAALVSSRASYEMVQKAAMCGIEILFAVSAATSLAVEVAQRTNLTLVGFNRPGRATVYTHPERLR; encoded by the coding sequence GTGAACAAATTTCACCACTCTGAAAAAGAAACTGTGGCGCAGATCGCAGGTGCCAGCACCGTTGAGCTTTGGCACCGGGGCAATCTCACCGTAGCCGAAACCGACTGGCTGGCGGAGGAAGTCCCTGTCGCGCTGGTTTACAACGGTATTTCACACGTTGTGATGATGGCTTCGCCCAAAGACCTCGAAGCGTTTGCGCTCGGGTTTTCGCTGTCAGAAGGCATCATCGAAAATCCTGCGGAGATTTACGGGATGGACGTGTCGCCGTCCTGCAACGGCATTGAAGTACAGATTGAGCTGTCCAGCCGCCGCTTTATGGGGCTGAAAGAGCGCCGCCGGGCGTTGGCCGGGCGAACCGGCTGCGGCGTGTGCGGCGTCGAGCAGTTAAACGATATTGGCCGCCCGGTGCCGCCGCTGTCGTTTACCCAGACGTTTGCCCTGGAAAACCTGGATGCGGCGCTGAAGAACATGCGCGACTACCAGCCTGTCGGCGAGCTAACCGGCTGTACCCATGCGGCGCTATGGCTCGATCCTGATGGGCAGATCCTCGACGGGCGGGAAGATATCGGCCGCCATGTGGCGCTGGATAAAATGCTGGGTATTCGCAGCCGTAATCCCTGGCACAACGGCGCTGCGCTGGTGTCGAGCCGTGCGAGCTATGAAATGGTGCAGAAGGCCGCGATGTGCGGCATTGAAATCCTGTTCGCGGTGTCTGCGGCGACCTCATTGGCGGTTGAGGTTGCGCAGCGTACAAATCTGACGCTGGTGGGCTTTAATCGGCCAGGACGGGCGACGGTTTATACGCATCCTGAGCGGCTGCGCTAG
- the fdnG gene encoding formate dehydrogenase-N subunit alpha codes for MQVSRRQFFKICAGGMAGTTAAALGFAPGAALAETRQYKLLRTRETRNTCTYCSVGCGLLMYSLGDGAKNAKASIFHIEGDPDHPVNRGALCPKGAGLVDFIHSESRLKTPSYRAPGSDKWQSISWDDAFDRIAKLMKEDRDANFIEKNEQGTTVNRWLSTGMLCASASSNETGYLTQKFSRALGMLAVDNQARVUHGPTVASLAPTFGRGAMTNHWVDIKNANLIVVMGGNAAEAHPVGFRWAMEAKIHNGAKLIVIDPRFTRTASVADFYTPIRSGTDIAFLSGVLLYLINNNKFNREYVESYTNANLIVREDFGFDDGLFTGYDAANRKYDKTTWNYELDEEGFAKRDLTLQHPRCVWNLLKEHISRYTPDVVTSICGTPKEDFLKVCEYIAETSVADKTASFLYALGWTQHSIGAQNIRTMAMIQLLLGNMGMAGGGVNALRGHSNIQGLTDLGLLSTSLPGYMNLPSEKQVDIDSYLAANTPKPLLKGQVNYWGNYPKFFVSMMKAFFGDKATKENSWGYDWLPKWDKGYDVLQYFEMMSQGKVNGYLCQGFNPVASFPNKNKVVASLSKLKFLVTIDPLNTETSNFWQNHGEMNDVDPSQIQTEVFRLPSTCFAEENGSIVNSGRWLQWHWKGADAPGEALNDGEILSGIFTRLRHMYERDGGKVPEQVLNMTWQYLTPDNPAPEEVAMESNGKALADLIDPATGAVLVKKGQQLSSFAQLRDDGTTSSGCWIFAGSWTPDGNQMARRDNADPSGLGNTLGWAWAWPLNRRILYNRASADPSGKPWDEKRRLISWDGAKWGGIDVPDYSTAAPDSGVGPFIMQPEGLGRLFALDKMAEGPFPEHYEPFETPLGTNPLHPNVVSNPAARVFKDDLEAMGTHDKFPYVGTTYRLTEHFHYWTKHALLNAIAQPEQFVEIGEKLANKLGIAHGDTVKVSSNRGYIKAKAVVTKRIRTLDVHGQKVDTIGIPIHWGYEGVAKKGFIANTLTPFVGDANTQTPEFKAFLVNVEKV; via the coding sequence ATGCAGGTCAGCAGAAGGCAGTTCTTTAAGATCTGTGCTGGCGGTATGGCAGGCACCACGGCAGCAGCACTGGGCTTTGCCCCAGGCGCTGCGCTCGCGGAAACCCGGCAGTACAAGCTGCTGCGCACCCGTGAAACCCGTAACACCTGCACATACTGCTCCGTGGGCTGTGGGCTATTGATGTATAGCCTCGGCGACGGTGCAAAAAACGCAAAAGCCTCAATTTTCCATATCGAAGGTGACCCGGACCACCCGGTAAACCGCGGCGCGCTGTGCCCGAAAGGGGCCGGTCTGGTGGACTTCATCCACTCCGAAAGCCGCCTGAAAACGCCTTCTTACCGTGCGCCAGGCTCTGATAAATGGCAGTCAATTAGCTGGGACGATGCCTTTGACCGCATCGCGAAGCTGATGAAAGAAGACCGCGACGCCAACTTCATCGAAAAGAACGAACAGGGCACCACGGTCAACCGCTGGCTCTCCACGGGGATGCTTTGCGCCTCCGCGTCCAGCAACGAAACCGGCTATTTAACCCAGAAATTTTCCCGCGCCCTCGGCATGCTTGCCGTGGATAACCAGGCGCGTGTCTGACACGGACCAACGGTAGCAAGTCTTGCTCCAACATTTGGTCGCGGTGCGATGACCAACCACTGGGTTGATATCAAAAACGCCAACCTCATCGTGGTGATGGGTGGGAACGCGGCAGAAGCGCATCCGGTGGGATTCCGCTGGGCGATGGAAGCCAAAATTCACAACGGCGCGAAGCTGATTGTGATCGATCCTCGCTTTACGCGAACCGCTTCGGTGGCGGATTTCTACACGCCTATCCGTTCCGGGACCGACATTGCATTCCTGTCGGGCGTCCTGCTGTACCTGATAAACAACAACAAATTCAACCGCGAGTACGTCGAGTCTTACACCAACGCCAACCTGATTGTGCGTGAGGACTTCGGCTTCGACGACGGCCTGTTCACCGGCTACGACGCGGCAAACCGCAAGTACGACAAAACCACCTGGAACTACGAGCTGGATGAAGAAGGCTTCGCCAAACGCGACCTGACGCTTCAGCACCCGCGCTGCGTGTGGAATTTGCTGAAAGAGCATATTTCCCGCTACACGCCGGACGTGGTGACCAGCATTTGTGGTACGCCGAAAGAAGACTTCCTGAAGGTGTGCGAGTACATCGCCGAAACCAGCGTGGCGGACAAAACCGCGTCGTTCCTGTACGCCCTGGGCTGGACACAGCACTCCATCGGCGCGCAGAACATCCGCACCATGGCGATGATCCAGCTGCTGCTCGGCAACATGGGGATGGCAGGCGGCGGCGTTAACGCCCTGCGTGGCCACTCCAACATTCAGGGTCTGACCGATCTCGGCCTGCTTTCCACCAGCCTGCCGGGTTACATGAACCTGCCGAGCGAAAAACAGGTGGATATCGACAGCTATCTGGCGGCCAACACGCCGAAACCGCTGCTGAAAGGCCAGGTGAACTACTGGGGCAACTACCCGAAATTCTTCGTCTCGATGATGAAAGCCTTCTTTGGCGACAAAGCGACGAAGGAGAACAGCTGGGGCTACGACTGGTTGCCGAAGTGGGACAAAGGCTACGACGTGCTGCAGTACTTCGAGATGATGAGCCAGGGCAAGGTCAACGGCTATCTGTGCCAGGGCTTTAACCCGGTGGCCTCGTTCCCTAACAAGAACAAGGTCGTGGCCTCGCTCTCGAAGCTGAAGTTCCTGGTCACCATTGACCCGCTGAACACCGAAACCTCCAACTTCTGGCAGAACCACGGCGAGATGAACGACGTTGATCCGTCGCAAATCCAGACCGAGGTGTTCCGCCTGCCGTCCACCTGCTTCGCAGAAGAGAACGGCTCCATCGTCAACTCCGGCCGCTGGCTGCAGTGGCACTGGAAAGGGGCGGATGCGCCAGGGGAAGCGCTGAACGACGGCGAAATCCTCTCCGGCATCTTCACCCGCCTGCGCCACATGTACGAACGCGACGGCGGCAAAGTGCCTGAGCAGGTGCTGAACATGACCTGGCAGTACCTGACGCCGGACAACCCGGCGCCGGAAGAAGTGGCCATGGAAAGCAACGGCAAGGCGCTGGCAGACCTGATTGACCCGGCCACCGGCGCGGTGCTGGTGAAAAAAGGGCAACAGCTCAGCTCCTTTGCTCAGCTGCGCGACGACGGGACAACGTCCAGCGGCTGCTGGATCTTCGCCGGGAGCTGGACGCCGGACGGTAACCAGATGGCACGCCGCGACAACGCCGACCCGTCAGGCCTGGGCAACACGCTCGGCTGGGCATGGGCGTGGCCGCTTAACCGCCGCATTCTGTATAACCGTGCCTCCGCCGATCCGTCGGGTAAACCGTGGGATGAAAAACGCCGCCTGATCTCCTGGGATGGCGCGAAATGGGGGGGCATCGACGTGCCGGACTACAGCACCGCCGCGCCGGACAGCGGCGTCGGGCCGTTTATCATGCAGCCGGAAGGGCTGGGTCGCCTGTTTGCCCTCGACAAGATGGCAGAAGGGCCGTTCCCGGAACACTACGAGCCGTTTGAAACACCGCTGGGCACCAACCCGCTGCACCCGAACGTGGTCTCCAACCCGGCAGCCCGCGTGTTTAAAGATGACCTGGAAGCAATGGGCACGCACGACAAGTTCCCGTATGTCGGCACCACCTATCGTCTGACGGAGCATTTCCACTACTGGACCAAACATGCGCTGCTGAACGCCATCGCGCAGCCGGAGCAGTTTGTCGAGATTGGCGAGAAGCTTGCCAACAAGCTCGGCATCGCCCACGGCGACACGGTGAAGGTCTCCTCCAACCGCGGCTATATCAAGGCCAAAGCGGTGGTGACCAAGCGTATCCGCACGCTGGACGTTCACGGTCAGAAGGTGGACACCATCGGGATCCCGATTCACTGGGGTTACGAAGGCGTGGCGAAGAAAGGCTTTATCGCCAATACCCTGACGCCGTTTGTCGGGGATGCCAACACGCAAACGCCAGAGTTTAAGGCGTTCCTGGTCAACGTGGAAAAGGTGTAA
- the fdxH gene encoding formate dehydrogenase subunit beta, whose amino-acid sequence MAYQSQDIIRRSATNGFTPAPQARDHQQEVAKLIDVTTCIGCKACQVACSEWNDIRDEVGHNVGVYDNPADLTAKSWTVMRFSEVEQNDKLEWLIRKDGCMHCADPGCLKACPSEGAIIQYANGIVDFQSEQCIGCGYCIAGCPFDVPRLNPEDNRVYKCTLCVDRVTVGQEPACVKTCPTGAIHFGSKEDMKTLAGERVAELKTRGYDNAGLYDPAGVGGTHVMYVLHHADKPTLYHGLPENPSISPTVKFWKGVWKPLAAIGFAATFAASVFHYVGVGPNRADEEDDNLHHDDDEVRK is encoded by the coding sequence ATGGCTTATCAATCTCAGGACATTATCCGTCGTTCCGCCACTAACGGCTTCACGCCCGCGCCTCAGGCGCGGGATCACCAGCAAGAGGTCGCCAAGCTTATCGACGTCACCACCTGCATCGGCTGTAAGGCCTGCCAGGTGGCGTGCTCGGAGTGGAACGACATCCGTGATGAAGTGGGGCACAACGTCGGGGTGTACGACAACCCGGCGGACCTGACCGCCAAATCCTGGACGGTGATGCGCTTCTCGGAAGTGGAGCAGAACGACAAACTGGAATGGCTGATCCGCAAAGACGGCTGTATGCACTGCGCGGATCCGGGCTGCCTGAAGGCGTGCCCGTCGGAAGGGGCTATTATTCAGTATGCCAACGGCATCGTCGACTTCCAGTCCGAACAGTGCATCGGCTGCGGCTATTGCATTGCGGGCTGCCCGTTCGACGTGCCGCGCCTGAACCCGGAGGACAACCGCGTCTACAAATGTACCCTATGCGTGGACCGTGTCACCGTGGGCCAGGAGCCTGCATGCGTGAAAACCTGCCCGACCGGGGCGATTCATTTCGGCTCGAAAGAGGATATGAAGACCCTCGCCGGCGAGCGCGTGGCGGAACTGAAAACCCGTGGTTATGACAACGCAGGTTTGTACGATCCGGCAGGCGTTGGCGGGACGCACGTCATGTACGTGCTGCACCATGCGGACAAGCCGACGCTGTATCACGGCCTGCCGGAGAACCCGTCCATCAGCCCAACCGTGAAGTTCTGGAAAGGCGTCTGGAAACCGCTGGCCGCCATCGGCTTTGCGGCGACCTTTGCCGCCAGCGTCTTCCACTACGTTGGGGTCGGCCCGAACCGTGCCGATGAAGAGGACGATAATCTGCACCATGACGACGACGAGGTGCGTAAATGA
- the fdoI gene encoding formate dehydrogenase cytochrome b556 subunit: MKKQPTIQRYSAPERINHWITAFCFVLAAVSGLGFFFPSFNWLMGILGTPQLARILHPFVGVVMFASFIIMFFRYWHHNLINRDDIFWAKNIRKIVVNEEVGDTGRYNFGQKCVFWAAIIFLVLLLVSGVIIWRPYFAPVFPIPVIRFALMLHSFAAVALIVVIMVHIYAALWVKGTITAMVEGWVTTTWAKKHHPKWYREVRQKQEKSSE, encoded by the coding sequence ATGAAAAAGCAACCGACCATTCAGCGTTACAGCGCGCCGGAGCGCATCAACCACTGGATCACCGCCTTCTGCTTCGTGCTGGCGGCGGTGAGCGGACTGGGCTTTTTCTTCCCGTCCTTCAACTGGCTGATGGGCATTCTCGGCACGCCGCAGCTGGCACGCATCCTCCACCCGTTCGTTGGGGTGGTGATGTTCGCCTCCTTCATCATCATGTTTTTCCGTTACTGGCACCACAACCTAATCAATCGGGATGATATCTTTTGGGCGAAGAATATTCGTAAGATCGTCGTCAACGAGGAAGTGGGAGACACCGGGCGCTATAACTTCGGCCAGAAATGCGTGTTCTGGGCGGCGATTATTTTCCTGGTGCTGTTGCTGGTGAGCGGCGTGATTATCTGGCGTCCTTACTTTGCGCCAGTCTTCCCAATTCCGGTTATTCGATTTGCGTTAATGCTGCATTCATTTGCCGCGGTAGCGTTAATTGTGGTTATCATGGTGCATATTTACGCCGCCCTTTGGGTAAAAGGCACCATCACCGCGATGGTGGAGGGCTGGGTTACCACGACGTGGGCGAAGAAACATCACCCGAAATGGTACCGCGAAGTCCGCCAGAAACAGGAAAAGTCATCTGAATGA
- the fdhE gene encoding formate dehydrogenase accessory protein FdhE, translating to MSIRIIPQDQLEKSEKRTAEVIPPLLFPRLKNLYNRRAERLRELAASNPLGDYLRFAALIAHAQEVVLYDHPLEMDLTALIAESAKTGKPPLDIHVLPRDPHWQRLLQSLIAELKPEMDGPALAVIENLEKASSQELEEMATALFNADFALVSSDKAPFIWAALSLYWAQMATLIPGKAKAEYGEQRQFCPVCGSIPVSSMVHIGTTNGLRYLHCNLCETEWHVVRVKCSNCEQTRDLNYWSLDSEQAAIKAESCGDCGTYLKILYQEKDPKVEAVADDLASLVLDARMEQEGFARSSINPFLFPGEGE from the coding sequence ATGAGTATTCGCATAATCCCGCAAGATCAGCTGGAGAAGAGCGAGAAACGCACGGCGGAAGTGATTCCGCCGTTATTATTCCCCAGGCTCAAAAATCTCTACAACCGCCGCGCTGAACGCCTGCGCGAGCTGGCTGCCAGCAACCCACTGGGCGATTATCTGCGCTTTGCCGCGCTGATTGCCCACGCGCAGGAAGTGGTGCTGTACGACCACCCGCTGGAGATGGATTTAACCGCCCTGATTGCCGAGTCGGCCAAAACCGGCAAGCCGCCGCTGGATATTCACGTCCTGCCGCGCGACCCGCACTGGCAGCGCCTGCTGCAGTCGCTGATTGCCGAACTGAAGCCAGAAATGGACGGCCCGGCGTTAGCGGTGATTGAAAATCTTGAAAAGGCTTCTTCGCAGGAGCTGGAAGAGATGGCCACCGCGCTGTTCAACGCCGACTTCGCGCTGGTCAGCAGCGACAAGGCACCGTTTATCTGGGCTGCGCTGTCGCTCTACTGGGCGCAAATGGCGACGCTTATCCCCGGCAAAGCCAAAGCCGAATACGGCGAACAGCGCCAGTTCTGCCCGGTTTGCGGCTCGATCCCGGTTTCCAGCATGGTGCACATCGGCACCACCAACGGCCTGCGTTATTTGCACTGCAACCTGTGCGAAACCGAATGGCACGTGGTGCGCGTGAAGTGCAGCAACTGCGAGCAGACCCGCGACTTAAACTACTGGTCGCTGGACAGCGAACAGGCGGCGATCAAAGCCGAAAGCTGCGGCGACTGCGGCACCTACCTGAAAATTCTCTATCAGGAGAAGGACCCGAAAGTGGAAGCCGTCGCCGACGACCTGGCCTCGCTGGTGCTCGATGCCCGCATGGAGCAGGAAGGCTTCGCCCGCAGCAGCATCAACCCGTTCTTATTCCCCGGCGAAGGGGAATAA
- a CDS encoding YgdI/YgdR family lipoprotein has product MNKLFGVMLVGVVALSAVACSSSYVMSTKTGEMIVTKGKPELDKQTGLTRYYDAQGVEHQIQNDQVVQMIKRG; this is encoded by the coding sequence ATGAACAAACTGTTCGGGGTGATGTTGGTGGGCGTGGTTGCGCTGTCGGCGGTGGCTTGTTCAAGTAGCTACGTGATGTCGACTAAAACGGGCGAAATGATCGTGACCAAAGGCAAGCCGGAGCTGGACAAGCAGACGGGGCTGACGCGTTACTACGACGCACAGGGCGTGGAGCATCAGATCCAAAACGATCAGGTTGTGCAGATGATTAAGCGCGGCTGA
- a CDS encoding nuclear transport factor 2 family protein gives MSVTEPVIRQYEAYNAHDLEAFAACFSEDFIAYRPPATTPSLEGRDALYAFYKEHRFNNPALRAEIISRTALGNKVFDHEKIHGLSDEPIESMAVFEVENGLIKTAWFFFG, from the coding sequence ATGTCAGTCACAGAACCCGTCATCCGCCAGTATGAGGCGTACAATGCTCACGATCTCGAGGCCTTTGCCGCCTGTTTTAGCGAAGACTTCATCGCTTACCGCCCACCTGCCACCACGCCTTCGCTGGAAGGACGTGATGCCCTTTATGCTTTCTATAAAGAACATCGCTTCAATAACCCGGCCCTGCGAGCAGAAATCATTTCCCGTACCGCGCTGGGCAACAAGGTGTTCGACCACGAGAAGATCCACGGCCTGAGCGATGAACCGATTGAAAGCATGGCGGTTTTCGAAGTAGAAAACGGATTGATCAAAACGGCCTGGTTCTTTTTTGGCTGA